The Streptococcus sp. 29896 genome includes a region encoding these proteins:
- the tgt gene encoding tRNA guanosine(34) transglycosylase Tgt, whose product MTDVPIKYRLIKKEKHTGARLGEIITPHGTFPTPMFMPVGTQATVKTMSPEELKEMGSGIILSNTYHLWLRPGDELIARAGGLHKFMNWDQPILTDSGGFQVYSLADSRNISEEGVTFKNHLNGSKMFLSPEKAISIQNNLGSDIMMSFDECPQFYQPYDYVKKSIERTSRWAERGLKAHRRPHDQGLFGIVQGAGFEDLRRQSAHDLVSMDFPGYSIGGLAVGETHDEMNAVLDFTTPLLPENKPRYLMGVGAPDSLIDAVIRGVDMFDCVLPTRIARNGTCMTSQGRLVVKNAQFAEDFTPLDPNCDCYTCKNYTRAYLRHLLKADETFGIRLTSYHNLFFLINLMKNVRKAIMDDNLLEFRQDFMEKYGYGKNGRNF is encoded by the coding sequence ATGACAGATGTTCCAATCAAGTATCGCTTGATTAAGAAAGAAAAGCACACAGGTGCTCGTTTAGGGGAGATTATCACACCCCACGGGACTTTCCCAACCCCTATGTTTATGCCCGTAGGAACTCAGGCAACGGTTAAAACCATGTCGCCTGAAGAATTGAAAGAAATGGGCTCAGGCATTATCCTATCAAATACCTATCATCTCTGGCTTCGTCCAGGTGATGAGCTAATTGCTCGAGCGGGTGGCTTGCACAAGTTTATGAACTGGGACCAGCCAATCCTGACAGACTCAGGTGGTTTCCAGGTTTATTCCCTGGCTGACAGCCGCAATATCTCAGAAGAAGGGGTGACCTTCAAGAACCACCTCAACGGCAGCAAGATGTTCCTGTCACCTGAGAAGGCTATTTCTATTCAAAATAATTTGGGTTCAGACATTATGATGAGTTTTGATGAGTGCCCGCAGTTCTATCAGCCCTATGATTATGTGAAAAAATCCATCGAACGTACCAGCCGTTGGGCAGAACGTGGACTCAAGGCCCACCGACGTCCGCATGACCAAGGATTATTTGGTATCGTGCAAGGTGCAGGTTTTGAAGACCTCCGTCGCCAATCAGCCCATGATTTGGTCAGCATGGATTTCCCGGGTTATTCAATCGGCGGTCTAGCTGTTGGTGAAACCCATGACGAAATGAATGCCGTCCTGGACTTCACAACCCCGCTTCTGCCTGAGAACAAACCACGTTACCTCATGGGAGTTGGGGCACCAGACAGTTTGATTGATGCTGTCATCCGTGGTGTCGATATGTTTGACTGTGTTTTGCCAACCCGCATCGCACGTAACGGCACCTGTATGACCAGCCAAGGTCGCTTGGTAGTGAAAAATGCTCAATTTGCAGAAGACTTCACCCCACTTGATCCAAACTGTGATTGCTACACATGTAAAAACTATACTCGTGCCTATCTCCGTCACTTGCTCAAGGCAGATGAAACCTTTGGTATCCGCTTGACCAGCTACCACAACCTCTTCTTCCTAATCAACCTGATGAAAAATGTCCGTAAGGCCATCATGGATGATAACTTGCTAGAGTTCCGTCAAGACTTTATGGAAAAATACGGCTACGGCAAAAACGGCAGAAATTTTTAA
- a CDS encoding DUF975 family protein: MHSLFSLTRIRAKARQTLQDTAGIFFLPLLAVFLGLTIQFISSRSQDPATIVAVANQDGATWQYLSASIGFPIFSGILLSFLYLSISYTLFQILYKGKTQTSFKDGLAIFQHPEFGKIVTTYFTKTFFLFLWALPLLIGSFLLIGSSVFVVFYMVSNNISQPELIPDAVLATFGLGFFGGLFLSLIGFALYLPQYYAYSLVDILLFQALDQGHFTGARKLLKQSRLFMRGYKVKRFLLDLSFVGWFILISLTFGMVGVYVLPYYYASQWHFYQTILETNSILSQIIEKNTLA, translated from the coding sequence ATGCACAGTTTATTTTCCCTAACACGTATTCGTGCCAAGGCACGCCAAACCTTACAAGATACGGCTGGTATCTTTTTCTTGCCTCTTTTGGCTGTTTTCTTAGGTTTAACCATTCAATTTATCAGCTCACGTAGCCAGGATCCTGCAACGATTGTCGCGGTTGCCAATCAAGATGGTGCCACTTGGCAATACCTTTCGGCTTCCATTGGATTTCCAATTTTCTCTGGAATCCTACTGAGCTTTCTCTACCTGTCCATCTCTTATACCCTTTTTCAGATTTTGTATAAGGGCAAGACTCAAACAAGCTTTAAGGATGGCTTGGCGATTTTTCAACATCCTGAGTTTGGCAAGATTGTCACAACCTATTTCACCAAGACCTTTTTCCTCTTTCTCTGGGCTCTGCCACTTTTGATTGGTAGCTTCTTATTGATAGGCTCATCGGTCTTTGTTGTCTTTTATATGGTGTCAAATAATATCAGTCAGCCAGAATTGATTCCTGACGCAGTCCTTGCGACCTTTGGTCTTGGATTTTTTGGTGGCCTCTTTCTCAGTTTGATTGGTTTTGCCCTGTATTTACCCCAATATTATGCCTATTCCTTGGTGGATATTCTACTCTTTCAGGCACTAGACCAAGGTCATTTTACGGGTGCTAGAAAACTGCTTAAACAATCCCGGTTATTCATGCGCGGTTACAAGGTTAAACGTTTCTTGCTAGACCTTTCCTTTGTAGGCTGGTTTATCCTGATTTCCTTGACCTTTGGTATGGTGGGCGTTTATGTGCTACCTTACTATTACGCAAGTCAATGGCATTTCTACCAGACTATCCTCGAAACCAATAGCATCCTTTCTCAAATCATCGAAAAAAATACCTTGGCTTAG
- a CDS encoding CoA-binding protein — MTYSFQNPSQEVIFDYLKEAKTIAVVGLSSREETAAYRVSKLMQEAGYQIIPVNPRAVGETILGEKVYASLLDIDQPIDIVDVFRRSEFLADVAREFVQTEAKVFWAQLGLESQEAEELLRQAGRNDIVMNKCIKIEYLDMLKVSDSTL; from the coding sequence ATGACCTATTCATTTCAAAATCCCAGTCAAGAAGTTATTTTCGATTATCTGAAAGAAGCGAAAACGATTGCCGTAGTAGGACTTTCCAGCCGTGAAGAAACAGCTGCCTATCGTGTGTCTAAGCTTATGCAAGAAGCGGGCTATCAGATTATCCCAGTCAATCCAAGAGCAGTAGGTGAAACTATTCTCGGAGAAAAGGTTTATGCTAGCCTTTTGGACATTGACCAACCTATCGATATTGTCGATGTTTTCCGCCGCTCTGAGTTTTTGGCAGATGTGGCGCGTGAGTTTGTCCAGACAGAAGCCAAGGTTTTTTGGGCACAACTTGGTTTGGAAAGCCAAGAAGCAGAAGAACTCTTGCGTCAGGCTGGTCGCAATGACATTGTCATGAATAAGTGTATTAAGATTGAGTACCTTGATATGCTGAAAGTATCCGATTCCACTTTGTAA
- a CDS encoding glucose-6-phosphate isomerase → MKKTILALGLTSLLLAACGSTDQATDATTSSSSEALSTTLPILEEKKDTTNETFDVLANAEYQVINDNPPADETQKGHKLLSANNWVAEKDENGEIIYHYRYYDVPASWTISQENTEEDETLAAVYDVKEGQNQFIIQLYTLNAFQASPLDGGTIMTDDQWAARMMETNHTFTETGTVTIQGQEWKVGRQILADKKMGRITFYRLENTGGYDDSVVVGTVVYPLEAVYDSDRAVLKKTIGQLKDVLYQVSKK, encoded by the coding sequence ATGAAAAAAACGATTTTAGCCCTAGGCTTGACTAGTCTCCTCTTGGCTGCATGTGGGTCAACGGACCAAGCAACAGATGCGACAACTAGTTCAAGCAGCGAAGCCCTATCCACTACTTTGCCAATTTTGGAAGAAAAGAAAGACACGACTAATGAAACTTTTGATGTCCTTGCCAATGCGGAATACCAAGTGATCAATGATAATCCCCCTGCAGATGAGACTCAAAAAGGGCATAAGCTTCTTTCAGCCAATAACTGGGTGGCAGAAAAAGATGAAAATGGTGAGATTATCTACCATTACCGTTACTATGATGTACCTGCAAGCTGGACCATCAGTCAGGAAAATACGGAAGAAGATGAAACTTTGGCAGCCGTCTATGATGTCAAGGAGGGTCAAAACCAATTTATCATCCAGCTTTATACCCTGAATGCCTTCCAGGCTTCTCCTTTAGATGGTGGAACGATTATGACAGACGACCAGTGGGCTGCTCGCATGATGGAAACCAACCATACCTTTACAGAGACTGGCACTGTAACTATTCAAGGACAGGAATGGAAGGTTGGGCGTCAGATTCTAGCCGATAAGAAAATGGGGCGAATCACTTTCTACCGTTTGGAAAATACTGGCGGATACGATGATTCCGTTGTGGTTGGTACTGTTGTCTATCCATTGGAAGCTGTCTATGATAGCGATCGAGCTGTCCTGAAGAAGACAATCGGACAACTTAAGGACGTTCTTTATCAAGTTTCTAAAAAATAA
- the polA gene encoding DNA polymerase I produces the protein MRKNKLLLIDGSSVAFRAFFALYNQIDRFKNANGLHTNAIYGFNLMLDHMMKRIEPTHILVAFDAGKTTFRTEMYADYKAGRAKTPDEFREQFPFIRQMLDAMGVKYYELAQYEADDIIGTLDKMVERTDIPFDVTIVSGDKDLIQLTDENTVVEISKKGVAEFEEFTPAYLMEKMGITPAQFIDLKALMGDKSDNIPGVTKIGEKTGLKLLIEHGSLDGIYENIDSMKASKMKENLIADKEQAFLSRTLATIDTNAPIEIGLDDLIYEGPKVEELGQFYDDMGFKQLRAQLGTSAEEELPAVEFQTVTELTEDMLQADQFFYFEILGENYHREDLVGLAWGDKEQIYVGGPELLDSPILRDFLENQTIKTYDFKRGKVLLARHGLDLPLASFDSRLAKYLLSTVEDNAITTIANLYGQTRLVPDEVVYGKGAKLALPERAEYFPHLANKLQVLIETEAVMLEKLEENQQVSLLFDMELPLANVLAKMEITGIKVQKETLQTMQDENEVLIEQLTKEIYELAGQEFNINSPKQLGTILFEDMGLPLEYTKKTKTGYSTAVDVLERLAPIAPVVSKILDYRQITKLQSTYVIGLQDAILEDGKIHTRYVQDLTQTGRLSSTDPNLQNIPVRLEQGRLIRKAFVPSLDDSVLLASDYSQIELRVLANISQDEHLIEAFKRGDDIHTSTAMRVFGIEKAEDVTANDRRNAKAVNFGVVYGISDFGLSNNLGITRKEAKDYIDTYFERFPGIKNYMETIVREARDKGFVETIYKRRRELPDINSRNFNVRNFAERTAINSPIQGSAADILKVAMINLDKAIEEAGLTARLLLQVHDEIVLEVPKAELETVKALVKETMESAIALSVPLIADENDGQTWYEAK, from the coding sequence ATGAGAAAAAATAAATTACTACTTATCGATGGCTCTTCGGTAGCCTTCCGTGCCTTCTTTGCACTTTATAACCAAATTGACCGCTTCAAGAATGCCAACGGTCTGCATACCAACGCCATTTACGGCTTCAACCTCATGCTGGACCACATGATGAAGCGGATTGAGCCGACTCACATCCTGGTGGCCTTTGACGCCGGCAAGACCACCTTCCGTACTGAGATGTACGCCGATTACAAGGCAGGGCGTGCCAAGACACCTGACGAGTTCCGCGAACAGTTTCCTTTTATCCGTCAGATGCTGGATGCTATGGGGGTCAAGTACTATGAGCTAGCTCAGTACGAGGCAGACGATATTATCGGTACCTTGGACAAAATGGTAGAGCGGACAGACATTCCTTTCGATGTGACCATTGTCAGCGGTGACAAGGACTTGATCCAGCTGACAGACGAAAATACCGTTGTCGAGATTTCCAAGAAAGGCGTAGCCGAATTCGAAGAATTTACACCAGCCTACCTCATGGAAAAAATGGGTATCACTCCTGCTCAGTTTATCGACCTCAAGGCCCTCATGGGCGATAAGTCCGATAACATCCCTGGCGTGACCAAGATTGGTGAGAAGACAGGTCTCAAACTCCTGATTGAACACGGGTCACTAGACGGCATTTACGAAAACATCGACAGCATGAAAGCGTCGAAGATGAAAGAAAACCTGATTGCTGATAAGGAGCAGGCATTTCTATCTCGGACCCTTGCCACCATTGATACCAATGCTCCTATTGAAATCGGACTGGATGACCTGATCTATGAAGGTCCCAAGGTAGAAGAACTCGGTCAATTCTACGACGACATGGGCTTCAAGCAGTTGCGGGCTCAGTTGGGAACTAGTGCTGAGGAAGAACTTCCTGCAGTCGAGTTTCAAACAGTCACCGAATTGACTGAGGACATGCTGCAGGCAGACCAATTTTTCTATTTTGAAATCTTAGGTGAAAACTACCATCGAGAAGACTTGGTGGGACTGGCCTGGGGAGATAAGGAGCAGATTTATGTCGGAGGACCAGAGCTGCTGGACAGTCCAATCTTGCGTGATTTCCTTGAAAACCAGACCATCAAAACCTATGACTTCAAGCGTGGAAAAGTCCTCCTAGCCCGTCACGGCTTGGACTTGCCGTTGGCTAGCTTTGATAGCCGTCTGGCAAAGTACCTCCTGTCAACAGTCGAAGACAATGCCATCACCACTATTGCCAACCTCTATGGTCAAACTCGTTTAGTGCCCGACGAAGTTGTTTATGGTAAGGGAGCAAAATTAGCCCTCCCAGAACGAGCAGAATACTTCCCTCATCTTGCCAACAAGCTACAGGTTCTTATCGAAACAGAAGCAGTCATGCTGGAAAAACTGGAAGAAAACCAGCAAGTTTCCCTTCTTTTTGACATGGAATTGCCTCTGGCAAATGTCCTAGCAAAGATGGAAATTACAGGAATCAAGGTTCAAAAAGAAACCTTGCAGACCATGCAGGATGAAAATGAAGTCTTGATTGAACAGCTAACCAAGGAAATCTATGAGTTAGCAGGTCAGGAGTTTAATATCAATTCACCAAAACAACTGGGAACGATTCTCTTTGAAGACATGGGCTTGCCTTTGGAATACACCAAGAAAACCAAGACAGGCTACTCAACTGCAGTGGATGTTCTAGAACGCTTGGCCCCAATCGCTCCAGTCGTTTCCAAGATTTTGGACTACCGTCAGATTACCAAGCTTCAGTCAACCTATGTCATCGGCTTGCAGGATGCGATTTTAGAAGACGGCAAGATCCATACTCGTTATGTACAGGATTTGACTCAGACAGGTCGTCTGTCTTCGACGGACCCTAACCTGCAAAATATCCCTGTCCGATTGGAGCAAGGCCGCTTGATTCGTAAGGCTTTTGTACCTTCGCTTGATGACAGTGTTCTTCTGGCTTCGGATTACTCACAGATTGAATTGCGCGTCTTGGCGAATATTTCTCAAGATGAGCACCTGATTGAAGCCTTCAAACGAGGCGATGATATCCATACCTCTACAGCCATGCGGGTCTTCGGCATTGAAAAAGCAGAAGATGTGACAGCAAATGACCGCCGCAATGCCAAGGCAGTAAACTTTGGAGTGGTTTACGGTATCTCAGACTTTGGCTTGTCCAATAACTTGGGCATTACCCGTAAGGAAGCCAAGGACTATATTGATACCTATTTTGAACGTTTCCCAGGTATCAAGAACTATATGGAAACCATCGTCCGTGAGGCACGAGATAAGGGCTTTGTAGAAACCATCTACAAGCGCCGTCGAGAATTACCAGATATTAACTCACGCAATTTCAACGTCCGAAACTTTGCCGAGCGAACAGCCATCAACTCTCCTATCCAAGGATCCGCTGCTGATATCCTCAAGGTAGCCATGATCAACTTGGACAAGGCCATTGAAGAAGCAGGTTTGACAGCTCGCTTGCTCCTGCAAGTCCATGACGAAATTGTCTTGGAAGTGCCGAAAGCAGAATTGGAAACAGTAAAAGCCCTCGTTAAAGAAACCATGGAATCAGCCATCGCCTTGTCAGTCCCATTGATTGCCGATGAAAATGATGGCCAAACCTGGTATGAAGCAAAATAG